In Streptomyces venezuelae, the sequence CCGGCCCGACGACAGCCGTCAGGTGCTGGAGGTCGGGGCCATGCAGCCGCTGCACTCGACCGCGCTGGGCAAGGTGCTCTCCGCCTACGACCCGGTGGCGCACACCCAGGCGCACGACGTGGAGCGCGAGGCCTTCACCCCCCGTACGGTCACGGACGGCGCCGGCTTCGAGGAGATCCTGGGGCTGACCCGGGCCCGCGGCTGGGCCTGCGACGTCGAGGAGACCTGGGAGGGCATCGCCTCGGTGGCGGCGCCGATCCACGACCGGCGGCGGATGCCGGTCGGCGCGGTGGCGGTCGCGGGCGCGGTGGAGCGGGTCTGCGGCGAGTCCGGAGAGCCCCGTGCGGCCCTGGTGGCGTCGGTGCGGGACTGTGCGCGTGCGGTTTCACGCGATCTCGGCGCAGGCCGGTTCTGAGCTTCCTTTAACAGGTCCTGGCCACACCCTGGCCTCTTTATGCCTGTTTTTCGCCACATCCTGGCCTTGAGATGGCTGGTTTTGGTTGATCGCACCGAGCGGTAACGATCCGACACTTTGGCCTGGCCGACCCTTGACGCGTTCTTCACTTGGGCGGAAAACTGCCGTTCATCGGTCGGCATTGTCGAA encodes:
- a CDS encoding IclR family transcriptional regulator — encoded protein: MARNIQSLERAAAMLRLLAGGERRLGLSDVASSLGLAKGTAHGILRTLQAEGFVEQDPASGRYQLGAELLRLGNSYLDVHELRARALVWTDDLARASGESVYVGVLHQSGVLIMHHVFRPDDSRQVLEVGAMQPLHSTALGKVLSAYDPVAHTQAHDVEREAFTPRTVTDGAGFEEILGLTRARGWACDVEETWEGIASVAAPIHDRRRMPVGAVAVAGAVERVCGESGEPRAALVASVRDCARAVSRDLGAGRF